A single genomic interval of Syntrophobotulus glycolicus DSM 8271 harbors:
- a CDS encoding Mu transposase C-terminal domain-containing protein: MPETFVTLETAAELEGIKYNTLVQRIKRNPKAFKTLTEPGENGGKDRVTVALSSLSTKARKAHKAAKKVDGRDVVIEQKAQEAPWYLDIDLNWYIESHKREYYEAVELSKQIQEFVAYGEGERTAFAEEFAARLGVSQRTLYRYAEGYLEASAWALKLEKEEGRNFDFFKVLTLCRKPKQSYTFPSLTDKQKAIIENIWFNKDFAQNQGTIEMLYTKFEEVAKESGWEGYPSIKTVARYIKYIMDELRGRNAHYLAANGMREFKNARMLKGKRDASALAVMEFVQGDGHTFDCWVQYTSPNGKIKAIRPKLVAWVDTRSRCIMGDVMCVDANSQILKESLVKMLYSNPGGVPKHLHIDNGKDYTAETNTGQNRKERKMQELDFDSETKGFYRSIGIEDWSRSLPYEPWGKAQMERFFGTVCSMFTKWMASYVGTLTGSKTSGKRKKDIPGMLERGELLTMEEFYALWTKWKNEKYHVREHRGLKDAREKWVTPIELFENAERYVKAAPLREYAAMLLMKADTALVRNQGIIKFGTLYTDYELCHYIGQTVNIKWDIDDVTKLYVFDKNGKKICEAVSAELLQFAPRMSQATLEEHLKKQKRQIRETKEDLEWYQTPYELRVQDGQGTPAVVGGLDLAVRAKRNDNLIQLPDDKEFREELKAGSVSKKQKQHKDSDDEFFNQKAQSVLERLRALG; this comes from the coding sequence TTGCCGGAAACATTCGTCACACTGGAAACAGCGGCAGAGCTTGAAGGAATCAAGTACAACACATTAGTCCAAAGAATCAAGCGCAATCCAAAAGCGTTCAAGACATTAACGGAGCCGGGAGAGAACGGCGGCAAAGACCGGGTAACGGTCGCCCTGTCCTCCCTCTCCACCAAAGCAAGGAAGGCCCACAAGGCAGCAAAAAAAGTAGACGGGAGGGATGTTGTTATCGAACAGAAGGCACAAGAGGCCCCGTGGTATCTCGATATCGACCTCAATTGGTACATAGAGAGTCACAAGCGGGAATATTATGAGGCGGTCGAGCTCTCAAAGCAGATTCAGGAGTTCGTCGCTTATGGAGAAGGTGAGCGCACGGCTTTCGCCGAGGAGTTCGCCGCAAGGCTTGGAGTCAGTCAGCGGACGCTCTACCGCTACGCCGAGGGATACCTCGAAGCGAGCGCGTGGGCTCTGAAGCTTGAAAAGGAAGAGGGCCGGAATTTCGACTTCTTCAAGGTGCTCACCCTATGCCGGAAACCGAAGCAGTCGTACACCTTTCCAAGCTTGACGGACAAGCAGAAGGCTATTATTGAGAACATTTGGTTTAATAAGGACTTCGCACAGAATCAGGGCACGATTGAGATGCTTTACACGAAATTCGAGGAGGTCGCCAAGGAGAGCGGATGGGAAGGCTATCCCTCCATCAAGACAGTGGCCCGGTATATCAAGTACATCATGGACGAGCTCCGGGGACGCAACGCCCACTATCTCGCCGCCAACGGAATGAGAGAGTTCAAAAATGCCCGGATGCTCAAGGGTAAGCGTGACGCTTCGGCCCTCGCGGTCATGGAGTTCGTACAGGGCGACGGCCACACCTTCGACTGCTGGGTGCAGTACACAAGCCCGAACGGGAAAATCAAGGCAATCCGACCGAAGCTTGTTGCATGGGTTGACACACGGAGCCGCTGCATCATGGGCGATGTGATGTGTGTCGACGCCAACTCGCAGATACTCAAGGAAAGCCTCGTCAAGATGCTCTACTCCAATCCGGGCGGCGTGCCGAAACACCTGCACATTGACAACGGCAAGGACTACACAGCGGAGACCAACACAGGGCAAAACCGCAAGGAGCGCAAGATGCAGGAACTTGACTTCGACAGCGAAACAAAAGGCTTCTACCGCTCCATAGGGATTGAAGACTGGTCAAGGTCTCTCCCTTATGAGCCGTGGGGCAAGGCGCAAATGGAGCGTTTCTTCGGGACGGTGTGCAGTATGTTCACAAAATGGATGGCCTCCTATGTCGGCACACTCACCGGGTCGAAAACTTCGGGTAAGCGGAAGAAGGACATCCCCGGAATGCTTGAGCGCGGTGAGCTCCTCACAATGGAAGAGTTTTACGCACTCTGGACAAAGTGGAAGAACGAGAAGTACCACGTCCGGGAACACCGGGGCCTTAAAGATGCTCGCGAGAAATGGGTCACTCCGATTGAGCTCTTTGAGAACGCCGAGCGGTACGTCAAAGCAGCTCCTCTGAGGGAATATGCAGCGATGCTCCTAATGAAGGCCGACACCGCCCTCGTCCGCAATCAAGGGATTATCAAGTTCGGCACGCTCTACACGGATTATGAGCTCTGCCACTACATCGGGCAGACCGTCAACATCAAATGGGACATCGATGACGTCACCAAGCTCTATGTCTTTGACAAGAACGGCAAGAAGATTTGCGAGGCTGTCTCGGCTGAACTACTACAGTTCGCGCCCCGCATGTCACAGGCCACGCTCGAAGAGCACCTCAAGAAGCAAAAGCGGCAGATTCGCGAGACGAAAGAAGACCTTGAGTGGTATCAAACACCATACGAGCTCCGGGTGCAGGACGGACAAGGCACTCCCGCCGTGGTCGGCGGTTTAGACCTCGCGGTCAGGGCTAAGAGGAACGACAACCTTATCCAGCTCCCGGACGATAAGGAGTTCCGTGAGGAGCTCAAGGCCGGAAGTGTTTCTAAGAAGCAAAAGCAGCACAAGGACTCCGATGACGAGTTCTTCAATCAAAAGGCTCAATCAGTCCTTGAGAGACTGAGAGCACTCGGATAA
- a CDS encoding helix-turn-helix domain-containing protein, giving the protein MQRNKRQLTAFGVLVKKTLIEKGMTQVQLAQEVGTSNKYLNLILYGDRSGDKYLQGIARVLDLDPESFKKIA; this is encoded by the coding sequence ATGCAGCGCAACAAGAGACAACTGACCGCCTTCGGCGTGTTGGTTAAGAAAACGCTCATAGAAAAAGGCATGACACAGGTGCAGCTCGCACAAGAGGTCGGAACAAGCAACAAGTACCTCAATCTCATCCTATACGGAGACAGGTCGGGGGATAAGTACCTCCAAGGTATCGCGAGGGTGCTTGATTTAGACCCGGAATCGTTTAAAAAAATAGCATGA
- a CDS encoding DUF6906 family protein, translating to MKHGKRPTRAQKIRLKEAGLNYENWLVVKATTEGLEVVHKYSGKTRTIPATLGKQSGGERRKRNENNPSVPQRTERYGMA from the coding sequence TTGAAACACGGAAAGCGTCCGACACGGGCTCAGAAGATACGCCTTAAAGAGGCCGGACTGAATTATGAGAACTGGCTCGTCGTGAAGGCGACGACCGAAGGGCTCGAAGTGGTACACAAATACTCGGGTAAGACAAGAACAATCCCCGCAACGCTCGGAAAACAGAGCGGCGGCGAAAGGAGGAAACGGAATGAAAACAATCCTTCAGTACCTCAAAGAACAGAAAGATATGGCATGGCATAA
- a CDS encoding helix-turn-helix domain-containing protein: MIEIEKVGERIAARLAELNQIQADLCRATGMSNNAISQYVTGKRTPDTLSLYKIASSLGVSMEWILTGENKQGRVNTTNERAGLMELTKKEADLIAMFRALDDRDKEYVNSTIEMLYSKAVKKGTLSGSMSGGTGEEAAASEAV; the protein is encoded by the coding sequence ATGATAGAAATTGAAAAGGTAGGGGAAAGGATAGCGGCCCGTCTCGCAGAGCTCAATCAAATACAGGCCGACCTTTGCCGAGCAACTGGAATGTCTAACAACGCTATCAGTCAGTACGTCACAGGAAAGCGCACGCCTGACACGCTCTCGCTTTATAAAATTGCTTCTTCTTTGGGTGTTTCGATGGAATGGATTCTAACAGGTGAGAACAAACAAGGGAGGGTTAATACAACAAATGAGAGGGCGGGCTTAATGGAACTAACCAAAAAGGAGGCCGACCTTATTGCTATGTTTCGCGCGCTGGACGACCGCGACAAGGAGTATGTTAATAGCACTATTGAGATGCTTTACAGTAAAGCAGTTAAAAAGGGAACGTTATCCGGCTCGATGAGTGGAGGAACAGGGGAAGAGGCAGCCGCAAGTGAAGCTGTTTAA
- a CDS encoding DUF1659 domain-containing protein, which produces MAVLSAPLDSVLTVRYQTGTSAGGSPVIRQKNIGGIKSGAADQDLYEIAQALFSLVDYPPVEIRRNHQSNLIDQ; this is translated from the coding sequence ATGGCAGTATTATCCGCCCCGCTTGATTCGGTTTTAACTGTTCGCTACCAGACCGGGACATCGGCCGGTGGCTCCCCAGTGATCAGACAAAAAAACATCGGCGGCATTAAATCCGGCGCCGCCGATCAAGATCTCTATGAGATCGCCCAGGCTTTATTCAGCCTGGTGGACTACCCCCCTGTAGAAATCCGCCGCAACCACCAATCCAATTTAATCGATCAATAA
- a CDS encoding DUF2922 domain-containing protein yields MSISSTRILRLAFTNAGGTTFSLTLPQPRADLTAEEIEVVMNQIIAKNMFSTKGGDLVEINDIKIIDTTTDDLFD; encoded by the coding sequence ATGTCTATAAGCTCAACCAGAATTCTCCGCCTGGCTTTTACCAACGCTGGGGGAACAACCTTCAGCCTCACCCTTCCCCAGCCCAGAGCAGACCTGACGGCTGAAGAAATCGAAGTAGTCATGAACCAGATCATTGCCAAAAATATGTTCAGCACCAAAGGGGGCGACCTGGTGGAGATCAATGATATCAAGATCATTGATACGACCACCGACGACCTGTTCGATTGA
- a CDS encoding ABC transporter permease, whose translation MKTIASLALREFGYIRRNKKIFLVMCFMPLLYLFLFGYMYSPHVVNQIPTVILDFAQTETSRTIVQGFQDTDRFKIIAEVGTEQEVQEMIDSRQAVAGVVIPEDLDQSLKKRQGSEVLIMVNGTNMMYSNSVVSSANEIVATISAGISMKTLGAVQGAAQDAVRGEAIPLSFRTKILYNPTYNYANFLLLGLMGTAIQQMVFMYVAISFCREKEQKLFPALLEQYSVVQIIAAKVISYLLINMFSMNLVLSMCILFYKIPFRGSLLALELLFGAFILAVSGLGILLSLICKGELEATQYAMLVAVPSFLFSGFTWPLSSMHGLAWVLNRILPLTYLVNDVRDIALMGIGLEEVCPSILVLAAIAAVLIPVSGLLVKLQGSRYSSQNTLKMENSL comes from the coding sequence ATGAAAACGATCGCCTCCTTAGCGCTCAGAGAGTTCGGGTATATCAGGAGAAATAAAAAAATTTTTTTGGTCATGTGTTTTATGCCGCTGCTCTATCTTTTCCTTTTCGGCTATATGTATTCTCCTCATGTCGTCAATCAGATTCCCACGGTAATCCTGGACTTTGCCCAGACCGAGACCAGCAGGACGATCGTTCAGGGCTTCCAGGATACGGACCGGTTCAAAATTATCGCCGAGGTCGGCACTGAACAGGAAGTGCAAGAGATGATCGATTCCCGGCAGGCCGTGGCGGGAGTGGTGATCCCGGAGGATCTGGACCAGAGCCTCAAGAAGAGACAGGGCTCTGAGGTCCTGATCATGGTCAACGGAACAAACATGATGTACAGCAATTCCGTGGTTTCCTCAGCCAATGAGATAGTGGCGACCATCTCAGCGGGGATAAGCATGAAGACCTTGGGGGCGGTGCAGGGCGCAGCCCAGGACGCGGTCCGGGGCGAGGCAATCCCGCTAAGCTTCAGAACAAAAATTTTGTACAATCCCACCTACAATTATGCGAATTTTCTTCTCCTGGGCTTAATGGGGACGGCAATTCAACAGATGGTCTTCATGTACGTGGCGATCTCTTTCTGCCGGGAAAAGGAACAGAAGCTTTTCCCCGCGCTTCTGGAACAATACAGTGTCGTGCAAATCATCGCCGCCAAGGTCATATCCTATCTCCTGATCAATATGTTCAGCATGAACCTGGTTCTCAGCATGTGTATTTTATTTTACAAGATTCCCTTCCGGGGAAGCCTGCTGGCTCTGGAGCTGTTATTCGGGGCGTTCATTCTGGCCGTTTCAGGACTGGGGATTCTCCTTTCCCTGATCTGCAAAGGCGAGCTTGAAGCCACCCAATACGCGATGCTGGTCGCCGTACCGTCCTTTTTGTTTTCCGGTTTTACCTGGCCGCTCAGCTCGATGCACGGGCTGGCCTGGGTGCTGAACCGGATTCTTCCGCTGACTTACCTGGTCAACGATGTCCGGGATATCGCCCTGATGGGGATCGGTCTGGAAGAGGTCTGCCCCAGTATTTTGGTGCTCGCGGCTATCGCGGCGGTGCTCATCCCGGTATCGGGTCTGCTGGTCAAGCTGCAGGGGTCCAGGTACAGCAGTCAGAATACGCTTAAAATGGAAAACAGCCTGTAG
- a CDS encoding HlyD family secretion protein yields MSAIKRSYKVFIGLGVVGAAVAMVFLLSGVVHSSDGSRELTGKAEAKTVEVSTKIPGRVIQIKVKEGQTVKAGDVLAQIDDSDLKGNEQQVLAGIAAAEGSIAKAGAAVDYAEASSGAALEKARAGLAKAQADEVLAEKTYQRLEELWKSGAISQMDLDKAKHDYDAAQAGVAAAEGDLATAGAAQTQVDLYRADARSAQAALDKSQADLQIVRNNLKETVIKAPCDGVITAVNIEEKELVSSGFALMSVTDYQENWVNLKVPQNLLGQLAVGNPLEVYLPGEEGKTIKGTIEDISSKPEFATARATNDRGEKDIISYNVKIRTDSAELKPGMNVSVKF; encoded by the coding sequence ATGTCGGCAATCAAGAGGAGCTACAAGGTTTTCATCGGGCTGGGAGTAGTAGGGGCGGCCGTTGCCATGGTATTCCTGCTCAGCGGGGTTGTGCACAGCAGTGACGGCAGCCGGGAGCTTACAGGTAAGGCGGAAGCAAAAACAGTTGAGGTCAGCACCAAGATCCCGGGCCGGGTGATCCAAATCAAGGTGAAGGAAGGCCAGACCGTCAAAGCGGGGGATGTCCTGGCTCAGATTGACGACAGCGACCTGAAGGGAAATGAACAGCAGGTGCTGGCCGGGATTGCGGCCGCCGAGGGAAGTATCGCCAAAGCCGGGGCCGCCGTGGATTACGCCGAAGCTTCGTCCGGGGCGGCGCTGGAGAAGGCCCGGGCCGGTCTGGCTAAGGCTCAGGCCGATGAGGTCCTGGCGGAAAAAACTTATCAGCGCCTGGAGGAGCTGTGGAAAAGCGGGGCGATTTCCCAAATGGACCTGGATAAGGCCAAGCATGATTATGACGCCGCTCAGGCCGGGGTCGCGGCCGCTGAAGGGGACTTAGCTACAGCAGGAGCCGCTCAGACTCAGGTTGACCTTTACCGGGCCGACGCCCGGAGCGCGCAGGCGGCACTGGACAAGAGCCAAGCCGATCTGCAGATCGTCAGGAACAATCTGAAGGAGACGGTGATCAAGGCCCCCTGTGACGGTGTCATCACAGCGGTCAATATCGAAGAGAAGGAGCTGGTCTCCAGCGGCTTTGCCCTGATGTCGGTCACGGATTATCAGGAGAACTGGGTCAATCTCAAGGTTCCGCAGAATCTGCTCGGGCAGCTGGCGGTGGGAAACCCGCTGGAGGTTTACCTGCCCGGTGAAGAAGGGAAGACCATCAAGGGAACGATAGAGGACATCAGCAGCAAGCCGGAGTTTGCCACGGCGCGAGCCACCAATGACCGGGGAGAAAAGGACATTATCTCTTACAATGTGAAAATACGGACTGATTCCGCGGAGCTGAAGCCGGGGATGAATGTCTCCGTAAAATTCTAG
- a CDS encoding TetR/AcrR family transcriptional regulator: protein MRIIKKKNSVPTDQCRAEESKVRILKAATDIFSEKGLDGARIDEIAETAEINKRMIYHYFGNKEDLYVEVLRSNLSKVGYVSSLDFDAAAGPRENIRKAVSNYFHFLAGNEQFVRLIGWEALNRGRYKDTLLYEVRNRYEEQINDILRAGIEEGLIKPDLDIAQTLLSIDALCLIYFTHNETFRRIADCGISQEEMMDKRLEHIIDFVFNGIM, encoded by the coding sequence TTGAGAATAATCAAAAAGAAAAACAGTGTGCCAACCGATCAATGCCGGGCCGAAGAAAGCAAAGTCCGTATCCTCAAGGCTGCCACCGATATTTTCTCGGAGAAAGGACTGGACGGGGCCAGAATTGATGAGATAGCGGAAACGGCAGAAATCAACAAACGGATGATCTATCATTATTTCGGCAATAAGGAGGACCTCTATGTGGAGGTTCTCAGGTCAAATCTCAGTAAGGTCGGTTATGTCAGCTCCCTGGACTTTGACGCCGCGGCAGGTCCCCGGGAAAATATCAGAAAGGCGGTCAGCAATTACTTTCATTTTTTGGCCGGCAATGAACAATTTGTCAGGCTGATCGGCTGGGAAGCCTTAAACCGGGGCAGATACAAGGATACCCTGCTTTATGAGGTGCGCAACAGGTATGAGGAGCAGATCAATGATATTCTGCGGGCCGGGATTGAGGAAGGCCTCATTAAGCCCGATCTGGATATCGCCCAGACCTTATTGAGTATTGATGCCTTATGCCTGATTTATTTTACCCATAATGAAACCTTCAGACGGATAGCGGACTGCGGGATCAGTCAGGAAGAAATGATGGACAAACGGCTGGAACATATTATTGATTTTGTGTTTAACGGAATAATGTAG
- a CDS encoding cell wall-binding repeat-containing protein translates to MSLVKKKMLEISVFVTFFLIAGIFPQSSFALSTPDTPDGLKADVYSASEIYLTWEEADDATSYYIYRSVSSNGTYSKIGSTDETSYLDDEDLDAGKKYYYKVRAHNSAGTSGYSSIAYVKTEEESDLDAPDDLKATAKGSAQIKLTWEKVDDATSYYVYRSISSNGTYSKIGSIKGTSYTDDEDLDPGKKYYYKVRAHSSAGTSAYSDKVYATTDKNGGADAPENLKAESKSASQIKLTWDEVDDADVYYVYRALSSSGTYSKITTVSSTSYTDSSLSAGTTYYYKVQVKNGSSETSTYSNAAHATTASDSDSASGTVGDARRIAGGNRYDTAAKVAETGWTTSYYAVIVSGEQYPDALCSAPLAYQYNAPILLTSKNSLESQTRAQLLKLKVKSVYIIGGTGVISYDVEQTIRDMGIAATRIAGADRYDTSLKVAKVISQYRAETNPNRHAVVATGLDFPDALSIASIAAIKGYPILLTPKDSLREEIKIYLNENFSSTTLVGTTDSVSAAVFDQLPSPDRLTGTDPYTTNLAVIKAFQTDLKFDACYLATGQDYPDVLAGVALASLKSEPIFLVGSTVNTATLDYIKSKEPQQIIAFGGTGAVSDAVLGSFQDQDQDQDEDEDIDTGSEGIPSVPDDLEAEAVSSSEIELSWDKVKNADLYYIYRSTSAAGTYTNIGIIDETYYVDDDLDADETYYYKVKAYNSRGTSDYSNRASAATDEY, encoded by the coding sequence TTGAGCTTAGTCAAGAAAAAAATGCTTGAAATTTCAGTCTTTGTTACTTTTTTCTTAATTGCTGGGATCTTTCCGCAAAGCAGTTTTGCACTTAGTACCCCGGATACTCCGGATGGACTTAAAGCTGACGTCTATAGTGCAAGTGAGATTTATCTGACCTGGGAAGAAGCTGATGATGCAACCTCTTATTATATCTACCGTTCCGTATCATCCAACGGTACTTATTCCAAAATCGGCTCCACGGATGAAACATCCTATCTTGATGATGAGGATTTGGATGCTGGTAAAAAATATTATTACAAGGTACGGGCTCATAACAGCGCTGGCACCAGCGGTTATTCTTCTATCGCTTATGTCAAGACAGAGGAAGAGAGCGACTTGGACGCGCCGGACGATCTCAAAGCGACAGCCAAAGGTTCCGCTCAAATCAAACTGACCTGGGAAAAGGTCGATGATGCGACCTCTTATTATGTTTATCGTTCCATATCATCCAACGGCACTTACTCCAAGATCGGTTCAATCAAGGGAACATCTTATACCGATGATGAGGATCTGGACCCCGGTAAAAAGTATTACTATAAAGTACGGGCCCATAGCAGTGCCGGTACCAGTGCTTATTCCGACAAGGTTTACGCGACTACGGATAAGAACGGAGGCGCCGACGCTCCGGAGAATCTCAAGGCGGAGAGCAAAAGTGCCTCTCAGATCAAGCTGACCTGGGATGAGGTCGATGACGCGGACGTTTATTATGTGTACAGGGCTCTTTCCTCCTCCGGCACCTACAGCAAAATTACCACAGTGAGCAGTACTTCCTATACCGACAGTTCTCTTTCTGCCGGCACGACTTACTATTATAAGGTTCAGGTAAAAAACGGTTCTTCTGAGACCAGCACTTATTCCAATGCTGCCCATGCCACGACGGCGTCTGACAGTGACTCGGCATCGGGTACGGTCGGAGATGCGAGGCGTATTGCCGGTGGAAACAGGTATGATACGGCGGCCAAAGTGGCGGAGACAGGCTGGACAACCTCCTACTACGCTGTTATCGTTAGCGGGGAGCAATATCCCGATGCTTTATGCAGCGCTCCTCTGGCTTATCAATATAATGCACCGATTCTTTTGACGTCTAAAAACAGCCTGGAAAGCCAGACCCGGGCCCAGTTGCTGAAGTTAAAGGTCAAAAGTGTCTATATTATCGGGGGGACCGGGGTCATTTCTTATGATGTCGAGCAAACCATCAGGGATATGGGAATCGCGGCAACACGGATCGCCGGAGCGGATCGCTATGATACCTCTTTAAAAGTAGCAAAAGTGATCAGCCAATACAGAGCCGAAACAAATCCAAACAGGCATGCGGTCGTTGCCACTGGTCTGGATTTTCCCGATGCTTTATCCATTGCTTCTATTGCGGCGATTAAGGGCTATCCCATTCTGTTGACCCCAAAAGACAGTCTCAGGGAAGAGATAAAAATATACCTCAATGAAAATTTCTCCAGTACCACGCTGGTGGGGACTACCGATTCTGTAAGCGCCGCTGTTTTTGACCAGCTCCCGTCGCCTGACCGCCTGACCGGTACCGACCCCTATACAACAAATCTTGCGGTGATTAAAGCCTTTCAGACCGATCTGAAGTTTGACGCCTGCTATCTGGCGACCGGTCAGGATTACCCCGACGTATTGGCTGGTGTGGCCTTGGCCTCGCTAAAAAGCGAGCCGATTTTCCTGGTCGGTTCTACTGTCAATACCGCGACATTGGACTATATTAAGAGCAAAGAACCGCAGCAGATTATCGCCTTCGGCGGGACCGGCGCAGTATCCGACGCGGTATTGGGAAGTTTTCAGGATCAAGATCAGGATCAGGATGAGGACGAAGATATAGACACTGGTTCGGAGGGGATCCCGTCAGTCCCGGACGATCTGGAAGCTGAAGCCGTAAGCTCCAGCGAGATCGAGCTGAGCTGGGATAAAGTTAAGAATGCCGATTTATATTATATCTACAGGTCGACATCGGCGGCCGGTACCTATACCAATATCGGGATCATTGACGAAACTTATTATGTGGATGACGATCTGGATGCTGATGAGACCTATTATTATAAGGTAAAAGCGTACAACAGTCGCGGTACAAGTGATTATTCCAACAGGGCTTCTGCCGCCACGGACGAGTATTAA